The Phycisphaerales bacterium AB-hyl4 genome includes a window with the following:
- a CDS encoding glycoside hydrolase family 2 protein, translating to MFEQRYALGNVTTFVLIAMVTLMYDPSSILASPDANARHHEFWDATTLDVDNQLRSLDGVWEHVPWQRLDEPPSFEDASPVKVPAPGRDGAFRTTFSVASKPGAKRVILHFSAVGYHCRVFVNGQPVGSHLGGYTPFEFDVSEHVREGDNELVVLLLGVIGTLLNPEEGDAVGTEQGFTEASLPIARAANRAIIGYGYFRREGIRHSVHVREVPLLRVADVTMTSSFRDMQIQADVRLQNQTGAARPVNIRMDVLPYEIATGQIGTDPVLRVERQVELSAGPGQVELKQAWPDATLWMPGDPHLYVARVQLVDASTQAILDQRHIRFGFREVWIDGRNIMINGVAMRAFTHGTLDTEAGVDALRAMFKQLNDVGINTVRPTTMPPPTRFALLADEMGMMLIGESELTFNRNYAYDQPSFWTHFQRTWSERVARDKNHPSIVIWSLANEAIITAPNQPIGEKFYESFRHLQQVDPTRPIMQEGDGDLRDYKPDSHGFPIDIINIHFYYVSPTKNPLWATEFPPVAWAMEDISRPEEIPGAFKYGAELPDRDRPWFAGEFGPATAIAYPDHFAFWTGPAAYRDLFGQAEPLVRGIGETMKLQIQGFRDMGLAGMDPWDVTRNEHLAPYMRSAMEPVTVFTRDRLRHWRGGTTAQRPLVVLNDSFEPHDVTLVTTLTQDGRVIDRQSEKLTIPAGERHDVDWSFQLPDVQQTTGCQFHVELNDAQGQLVSGFTQDWEVFPEQPASSGWHADRVRLIGDTNQLGQIAEWSGLTVHGPDVVRQLDAERVRFVLVDQSVFNALGSETGPLLERYIDRGGVVMTLNVGSGSAAGVNLQATRESDATRLFTQRSHPLTDNIPEKQWQFWQPDHYVSRANYAAPFDPAFEIPLIASGIGGLRYTPLIIARYGRGALVACALQLNEAVATEPVARQLLNNLAAYADTLREADDNDVDRKLMLLARPEELADWEARMREARVLFGGMADEQPLRPGVHHVLLTGNASPSARQLQALEQFVRGGGTLWVHRLTPQTPYLATLTDWLGQPISLRPPQMWLQQFEIEPKQFDHPLLDGISDYHTCWATFGWTNGNDFSVRTTAIADYVLEPDGHNGEALLYEPDWLGKWDVTSSAQGTLSQKILRSLETHPRNESPGIGMTMHKLGQGTILIDQLRWDATMQNRSSESHEKARYFFGTLWKNMSRHE from the coding sequence ATGTTTGAACAACGATACGCGTTGGGCAATGTCACGACTTTCGTCTTGATCGCAATGGTAACACTGATGTACGACCCTTCGTCAATCCTCGCGTCGCCTGATGCTAACGCTCGGCACCATGAATTCTGGGACGCTACGACGCTGGACGTCGACAATCAGTTACGTAGCCTGGACGGCGTTTGGGAGCATGTGCCATGGCAGCGCCTGGATGAGCCGCCATCGTTTGAAGACGCCAGCCCCGTAAAGGTGCCAGCCCCAGGGAGAGACGGCGCATTTCGGACAACGTTTTCTGTCGCTTCCAAGCCGGGTGCCAAGCGTGTGATCCTGCACTTCAGCGCCGTCGGCTACCACTGTCGCGTTTTCGTAAATGGCCAGCCGGTGGGCTCGCACCTGGGCGGTTACACCCCATTTGAGTTCGATGTCAGCGAGCACGTTCGCGAGGGTGACAACGAACTCGTCGTGCTTCTCCTGGGCGTCATCGGCACGCTCTTGAATCCCGAAGAAGGCGATGCCGTGGGAACCGAGCAAGGTTTCACCGAAGCAAGCTTGCCCATTGCCCGCGCCGCCAACCGCGCGATCATCGGCTACGGCTACTTCAGGCGCGAAGGGATTCGCCACAGCGTTCATGTGCGCGAAGTACCGCTGCTGCGCGTAGCGGACGTGACGATGACGTCCTCATTTCGTGACATGCAGATCCAAGCGGACGTTCGCCTGCAGAATCAGACAGGCGCAGCGCGGCCGGTCAACATTCGCATGGACGTGCTGCCCTACGAAATCGCCACCGGCCAGATCGGAACGGACCCAGTGCTCCGCGTGGAGCGTCAAGTCGAGTTGTCGGCCGGGCCGGGCCAGGTCGAGTTGAAGCAGGCCTGGCCCGATGCCACGTTGTGGATGCCCGGCGACCCCCACCTCTACGTCGCCCGGGTTCAACTTGTCGACGCGAGCACACAGGCAATTCTCGATCAGCGGCATATACGATTCGGGTTTCGTGAGGTCTGGATCGACGGCCGAAACATCATGATCAACGGCGTTGCCATGCGCGCTTTCACGCACGGCACGCTGGACACGGAAGCCGGCGTGGACGCGCTGCGTGCGATGTTCAAACAACTCAACGACGTGGGCATCAACACGGTGCGGCCAACCACCATGCCGCCGCCCACACGTTTCGCCCTTCTGGCGGACGAGATGGGCATGATGCTCATCGGCGAATCTGAACTGACGTTCAATCGCAATTATGCCTATGACCAGCCCAGCTTCTGGACCCATTTTCAGCGGACGTGGAGCGAACGGGTCGCTCGGGACAAGAATCACCCGAGCATTGTGATCTGGAGTCTGGCCAACGAAGCCATTATTACCGCCCCGAACCAGCCTATCGGCGAGAAGTTCTACGAGTCTTTCCGTCACCTTCAGCAGGTCGACCCGACCCGGCCGATCATGCAGGAAGGCGACGGCGACTTGCGCGATTACAAGCCCGATTCGCACGGGTTCCCCATCGACATCATCAACATTCATTTCTATTACGTCAGCCCCACCAAAAACCCGCTATGGGCCACTGAGTTCCCACCCGTCGCGTGGGCGATGGAGGACATCAGCCGCCCCGAAGAGATCCCGGGCGCGTTCAAATATGGTGCAGAGTTGCCCGACCGCGATCGCCCTTGGTTTGCAGGCGAATTCGGACCGGCCACCGCCATCGCTTACCCCGATCACTTTGCGTTCTGGACCGGCCCGGCTGCCTATCGCGACCTCTTCGGCCAAGCTGAGCCTTTGGTGCGCGGCATCGGTGAAACCATGAAGTTGCAGATCCAGGGCTTTCGCGACATGGGACTGGCAGGCATGGACCCATGGGATGTCACGCGCAACGAGCATCTGGCTCCTTACATGCGAAGCGCCATGGAGCCTGTCACCGTTTTCACACGCGATCGACTTCGCCATTGGCGTGGCGGCACAACGGCACAACGTCCGCTCGTCGTGCTCAATGATTCTTTTGAACCGCACGATGTGACCCTCGTCACAACGCTGACTCAAGACGGCCGGGTCATCGACCGCCAAAGTGAAAAACTGACGATCCCAGCCGGCGAGCGGCACGACGTCGACTGGTCGTTCCAATTGCCCGACGTCCAGCAGACGACCGGCTGCCAGTTCCATGTCGAATTGAACGATGCACAGGGACAACTCGTTTCAGGCTTCACACAAGACTGGGAAGTTTTCCCCGAACAACCTGCGTCCTCGGGCTGGCATGCAGATCGTGTTCGGCTGATCGGAGACACCAACCAATTGGGGCAGATCGCCGAATGGAGTGGCCTGACTGTTCATGGCCCCGATGTGGTGCGTCAACTTGACGCGGAACGAGTCCGCTTCGTGCTGGTCGACCAGTCGGTGTTCAACGCATTGGGCTCTGAAACCGGACCCCTGCTTGAGCGGTACATCGACCGCGGCGGTGTGGTGATGACGTTAAACGTAGGTTCAGGTTCTGCCGCGGGCGTAAACCTTCAAGCCACTCGCGAAAGCGATGCCACCAGGCTGTTCACGCAACGTAGCCACCCCTTGACAGACAACATCCCCGAAAAACAGTGGCAGTTCTGGCAACCGGACCACTACGTTAGCCGAGCCAACTACGCAGCACCGTTCGACCCGGCGTTCGAAATCCCCCTGATTGCCAGCGGGATCGGCGGATTACGATACACCCCGTTGATTATCGCCAGATACGGCCGGGGCGCGCTGGTCGCCTGCGCTCTTCAGCTGAACGAAGCCGTGGCCACCGAGCCAGTCGCCCGACAGTTGCTCAACAATCTTGCCGCATACGCTGACACGTTGCGGGAAGCCGACGACAACGATGTCGATCGCAAGCTTATGTTGCTCGCTCGGCCGGAGGAGCTTGCCGACTGGGAAGCACGCATGCGTGAGGCAAGGGTTCTCTTCGGCGGAATGGCTGATGAGCAACCCCTTAGACCCGGCGTGCATCACGTGCTGTTGACGGGCAACGCCAGCCCATCCGCACGGCAACTTCAGGCATTAGAACAGTTCGTCCGCGGAGGAGGCACGCTCTGGGTTCACCGCCTGACACCCCAGACGCCCTACCTTGCAACGTTAACGGATTGGCTGGGGCAACCCATCTCTCTCAGGCCGCCTCAAATGTGGCTACAGCAATTTGAAATCGAACCAAAGCAGTTCGACCATCCGTTGCTGGACGGCATCAGCGATTACCACACCTGCTGGGCGACCTTCGGGTGGACGAATGGCAACGATTTCTCCGTCCGGACCACCGCCATCGCCGACTACGTTCTCGAGCCCGACGGCCACAACGGCGAAGCGTTGCTGTACGAACCTGACTGGCTTGGAAAGTGGGACGTTACAAGCAGCGCCCAAGGGACGTTGAGTCAGAAAATCCTCCGCTCACTCGAAACGCATCCGCGCAACGAGTCGCCTGGCATCGGGATGACAATGCACAAGCTCGGCCAAGGAACCATCCTCATTGATCAGCTTCGCTGGGATGCCACGATGCAAAACCGTTCAAGCGAAAGCCATGAAAAGGCACGCTATTTCTTCGGAACCCTTTGGAAAAACATGAGTCGGCACGAATGA
- a CDS encoding sigma-54 dependent transcriptional regulator, translated as MPRVLVTSGFATDTLQAMRQRWEVVDIPEHREALAWLRQCAELPEAVVIGYAVQPQPGEDDLPPEPTPTSYDLPAHEMLAQTLAIDPELPVIVSTGMAESEAIVFLIKRGAFDYVTEPLQPVTSKERERHTQRLAMAVSRAVKWRQLVLENHRLRQSARTEARSLILGQSAAIQRVTQLIEKVAPTPTTVLVTGDSGTGKELVARAVHDASGRKDQPFLGINCGALEDTLLRSELFGHERGAFTGADASHPGLLRQAGHGTLFLDEIATVSAAFQVTLLRVLEERAARPIGGRQQYDVHCRILAASNYDLADMVTQGKFRKDLYYRLNVFQLKIPPLRQRRQDIPILAQHFLDRIKTDYGKPEARFTSAAMEAMESHDWPGNVRELRNVIERALILCNGTQIRHADLGLTRDDTSVSLDGQLDLRQAMEQVESRIISKALARTGNNLAAAARLLNVKRPTLHYRIRHLGLRQTTEDSN; from the coding sequence ATGCCACGCGTCCTGGTCACCAGCGGATTTGCGACGGACACGCTTCAAGCCATGCGGCAGCGATGGGAGGTCGTCGACATTCCCGAGCACCGTGAAGCGCTGGCCTGGCTACGGCAGTGCGCTGAACTGCCCGAGGCGGTCGTCATCGGCTACGCCGTACAGCCGCAGCCCGGCGAGGACGACCTGCCGCCCGAACCCACGCCGACGTCATACGACCTGCCGGCGCACGAGATGCTGGCCCAGACGCTGGCAATCGACCCCGAGTTGCCCGTGATCGTCTCCACGGGCATGGCCGAGTCGGAGGCGATCGTCTTCCTCATCAAGCGCGGCGCTTTCGATTATGTGACCGAGCCGTTGCAACCCGTTACCAGCAAGGAGCGGGAACGCCACACCCAGCGCCTGGCCATGGCTGTGTCGCGTGCGGTGAAGTGGCGGCAGCTCGTGCTGGAGAATCATCGGCTGCGGCAAAGTGCTCGCACCGAAGCCCGTTCACTCATCCTGGGACAATCTGCCGCCATCCAGCGGGTGACGCAGTTGATCGAGAAGGTCGCTCCCACGCCAACCACCGTTCTGGTGACAGGCGATTCGGGCACGGGCAAAGAACTGGTGGCGAGGGCGGTCCACGATGCATCCGGGCGGAAGGATCAACCGTTCCTGGGCATCAACTGCGGCGCACTGGAAGATACGCTGCTGCGAAGTGAGCTGTTCGGCCACGAGCGCGGCGCATTCACCGGTGCCGACGCGTCGCACCCCGGCCTGCTTCGCCAGGCAGGCCACGGCACACTTTTTCTAGACGAAATCGCCACCGTTTCCGCCGCATTCCAAGTAACGCTGCTGCGTGTGTTAGAGGAGCGCGCCGCGCGACCCATTGGCGGCCGACAGCAATACGACGTGCATTGCCGGATTCTCGCGGCCAGCAACTACGATCTTGCCGACATGGTGACACAAGGCAAGTTCCGCAAGGACCTCTACTATCGACTCAATGTGTTCCAGTTGAAAATTCCCCCGTTGCGACAGCGACGGCAGGACATCCCCATCCTCGCCCAGCATTTCCTCGATCGCATCAAAACCGACTACGGCAAGCCAGAAGCACGATTCACCTCTGCCGCAATGGAAGCCATGGAAAGCCACGACTGGCCCGGCAACGTGCGTGAGTTGCGAAACGTGATCGAGCGGGCACTGATTTTGTGCAACGGTACGCAGATCCGTCACGCCGACCTCGGCCTCACCCGGGATGACACAAGCGTCTCGCTCGACGGCCAACTCGACCTGCGCCAAGCCATGGAGCAAGTGGAAAGCCGTATCATCAGCAAAGCGCTCGCCCGCACCGGCAACAATCTCGCTGCCGCCGCCCGCCTGCTCAACGTCAAACGCCCCACCCTCCACTATCGCATCCGCCACCTCGGCCTTCGGCAGACGACGGAGGATTCGAATTGA
- a CDS encoding Gfo/Idh/MocA family protein, with protein sequence MTQEQSPRRIGFIGLDTSHVEAFARLLMDETNEHHVSGGKVVIAMPGGSPDFELSHSRVPGFTEKLRDQFGVQMVDTPEAVAEACDLLFIESVDGRVHREQFERTIKFGKPTFIDKPFATTSADAQVMVDLAAEHGVPLMSCSSLRYADNFQAALADGAAGEIVGIDTAGPMAIQPTQPSYFWYGIHCFEMIVAAMGVGCRRVTANVIGDHDMVTAEWDDGRVATYRGLSKAHSKFTVALHRERDVALINASDPGRPYYASLLEAILHHLPHGRSAIPSAEMLEVVRVIEAANASRETEQVVELDGESLSSGARQ encoded by the coding sequence ATGACACAAGAGCAATCACCGCGACGGATCGGCTTCATCGGACTGGACACCTCGCATGTTGAGGCGTTCGCCCGGCTGCTGATGGACGAGACGAACGAACATCATGTGTCCGGCGGGAAAGTGGTGATCGCCATGCCCGGCGGGTCGCCGGACTTCGAGCTGAGCCATTCGCGCGTGCCCGGCTTTACTGAAAAGCTGCGTGACCAGTTCGGTGTGCAGATGGTCGACACGCCCGAAGCGGTGGCCGAGGCGTGTGACCTGCTGTTCATCGAATCGGTGGACGGGAGGGTGCACCGCGAGCAGTTCGAGCGGACGATCAAGTTTGGTAAGCCCACATTCATCGATAAGCCCTTTGCGACCACCTCGGCCGACGCCCAGGTGATGGTGGACTTGGCGGCTGAGCACGGCGTGCCGTTGATGAGCTGTTCATCGTTGCGGTATGCCGACAACTTCCAGGCAGCACTGGCGGACGGAGCCGCGGGCGAGATCGTGGGGATCGACACGGCCGGGCCGATGGCGATTCAACCGACGCAGCCGAGCTACTTCTGGTACGGCATTCATTGCTTCGAGATGATCGTCGCGGCGATGGGTGTTGGCTGTCGTCGCGTGACTGCGAACGTGATCGGCGATCACGACATGGTGACCGCCGAATGGGATGATGGCCGCGTGGCTACCTACCGCGGCCTGAGCAAGGCCCATAGCAAGTTCACCGTGGCGTTGCATCGCGAGCGTGACGTAGCGCTGATCAACGCTTCCGACCCCGGTCGGCCGTATTACGCGAGCCTGCTGGAGGCGATTCTTCATCATCTGCCGCACGGCCGCTCCGCCATCCCATCGGCGGAGATGCTGGAAGTCGTCCGCGTGATTGAGGCGGCCAACGCCAGCCGCGAGACCGAGCAGGTGGTCGAACTGGACGGCGAGTCCCTCTCCTCAGGAGCACGACAATGA
- a CDS encoding DegT/DnrJ/EryC1/StrS family aminotransferase yields MTAHQTTRKSGLAIHGGTPAVTAAESDRRLFHWPIVTDEDVQAVEAVMRSGQMSSTDLTKQFEAEYAAWQGSRHALATCNGTAGLLAAMWACGVGAGDEIICPSITYWASAAPALTLGATVNFAEIDPATLCIDPDDIEHRIGSRTKAIVVVNYAGHPAAYDRILPLARKHGVKVIEDNSHAHGSMYKGRMCGTLGDIAAASMMGGKSFAIGEGGMITTDDPKLYERCVAFGHYERTGVPSNYNPVDQQVHDEALLRFQGLPLSAAKHRMNQMCSAMGRVQLKHYPARIAEIQKAINRFWSLLEGVPGLRPHRIDEPNSTMGGWYFSRGLYVPEELDGLPVERFCEAVRAEGVMSCGPGLNRLLHTHPFFHEADLFGQGQPTAVAFGQRDVRQSADDLSVSAGVGERVLGIPWFKHDEADRIEQYAAAYRKVAEHAGELKR; encoded by the coding sequence ATGACCGCGCATCAGACAACACGCAAAAGTGGGCTCGCCATCCACGGCGGCACCCCGGCCGTAACTGCGGCCGAGAGCGATCGGCGTCTGTTCCACTGGCCGATCGTCACCGATGAGGATGTCCAGGCGGTGGAGGCGGTGATGCGGTCGGGGCAGATGTCCAGTACGGATCTGACCAAACAGTTCGAAGCCGAGTATGCCGCCTGGCAGGGGTCGCGCCACGCGTTGGCGACCTGCAACGGCACGGCCGGGCTGCTCGCGGCGATGTGGGCATGCGGCGTCGGGGCGGGCGATGAGATCATCTGCCCGAGTATCACTTACTGGGCCAGCGCGGCGCCGGCGCTGACGCTGGGAGCGACGGTCAACTTCGCCGAGATTGACCCGGCTACGCTGTGCATCGATCCGGACGACATCGAGCACCGCATCGGCTCGCGCACCAAGGCGATCGTCGTCGTGAACTACGCCGGCCATCCGGCCGCCTACGATCGCATCCTCCCCCTCGCGCGCAAGCACGGCGTGAAGGTCATCGAGGATAATTCCCATGCCCATGGCTCGATGTACAAGGGGCGGATGTGCGGAACGCTGGGGGATATCGCCGCTGCCAGCATGATGGGTGGTAAGAGCTTCGCCATCGGCGAAGGCGGCATGATCACCACTGACGATCCGAAGCTTTACGAGCGCTGTGTGGCCTTTGGGCATTACGAACGTACCGGCGTGCCGAGCAACTACAACCCGGTGGATCAGCAGGTCCATGACGAAGCGCTGTTGCGTTTCCAGGGCCTGCCGCTGAGTGCAGCCAAGCACCGCATGAACCAGATGTGCTCGGCGATGGGGCGTGTGCAACTCAAGCACTACCCCGCACGCATCGCCGAGATTCAAAAGGCGATCAACCGTTTCTGGTCGCTGTTGGAAGGCGTGCCGGGCCTGCGGCCGCATCGGATTGACGAGCCGAACTCGACGATGGGCGGCTGGTATTTTTCCCGTGGTCTGTATGTGCCGGAAGAGCTTGACGGCCTGCCGGTGGAGCGGTTTTGCGAGGCGGTACGGGCAGAGGGCGTCATGAGCTGCGGCCCGGGCCTGAACCGTCTGCTGCACACGCATCCCTTCTTCCATGAGGCGGATCTATTCGGCCAAGGCCAGCCCACCGCCGTGGCATTCGGCCAGCGCGACGTGCGACAGTCGGCCGATGATTTGTCCGTGAGTGCCGGCGTGGGGGAACGGGTGTTGGGCATCCCTTGGTTCAAGCACGACGAGGCCGATCGCATTGAGCAGTATGCCGCCGCGTATCGCAAGGTCGCGGAGCATGCAGGCGAACTGAAAAGGTAA
- a CDS encoding DegT/DnrJ/EryC1/StrS family aminotransferase, whose protein sequence is MSIYDAKDTVDATLALDGGPKVRTTPLPVRKLFGQAERDAVVSLMDRAMSEGSHALGYGGPEEEAYCKLFAEQLGGGFADGVNSGTNAVYVALAALDLEPGSEVVVPPISDAGGAMPVAMLGCVPVAADSAPGSFNTDARQIEQVLTDRTAAILVAHIAGLPIDMAPVLELARKHKLAVVEDCAQAHGAKYQGQALGTLGDTAAFSTMFGKHHASGGQGGLVFTRREDLYWSARRRADRGKPFGLEGQHQNVVAALNCNMDELHAAIGRANVAKLPGFVAQRRRIAHRIAEGCLGLAGVSIQTERAGDEASYWFLLLKLDLARLSVDTAGFAEAVTAEGVGCAAGYPFFPARMPWASERWPMPELPNARAAEASHCRIMIHEGWTDAEADDTFAAIHKVASAYGK, encoded by the coding sequence ATGTCCATTTACGACGCGAAAGACACAGTGGACGCAACGCTCGCCCTTGATGGTGGGCCGAAGGTCCGCACGACGCCACTGCCAGTTCGCAAGCTGTTCGGCCAGGCCGAGCGCGACGCCGTGGTATCGCTGATGGACCGGGCGATGAGCGAAGGTTCGCACGCGCTCGGCTACGGCGGACCAGAAGAGGAGGCTTACTGCAAGCTGTTCGCCGAGCAGCTTGGCGGCGGCTTTGCCGACGGCGTGAACTCAGGCACGAACGCGGTGTATGTCGCGTTGGCGGCGCTGGACCTTGAGCCGGGCAGCGAGGTGGTCGTGCCGCCGATCAGCGATGCGGGCGGTGCGATGCCCGTGGCGATGCTCGGCTGCGTGCCCGTGGCGGCCGACAGTGCGCCGGGGTCGTTCAACACGGATGCCCGGCAGATCGAGCAAGTTCTCACCGACCGCACGGCGGCGATCCTCGTGGCTCACATCGCCGGTCTCCCGATCGACATGGCTCCTGTGCTCGAACTGGCAAGAAAGCACAAGCTCGCGGTCGTGGAAGACTGCGCCCAGGCGCATGGCGCGAAGTACCAGGGGCAAGCCTTGGGAACGCTGGGCGACACGGCAGCGTTCTCGACGATGTTCGGCAAGCATCACGCCTCCGGCGGGCAGGGGGGCTTGGTCTTTACCCGACGTGAAGACCTGTACTGGTCCGCGCGGCGACGGGCCGACCGAGGCAAGCCCTTCGGCCTGGAAGGGCAGCATCAAAATGTCGTTGCGGCGCTGAACTGCAACATGGACGAACTGCACGCGGCGATCGGCCGGGCGAATGTGGCGAAACTGCCAGGCTTTGTGGCCCAGCGGCGGCGGATCGCTCATCGGATCGCGGAGGGCTGCCTTGGGTTGGCGGGCGTGTCCATTCAGACCGAACGAGCGGGTGACGAGGCAAGCTACTGGTTCCTGCTGCTGAAGCTGGACTTGGCGCGGCTCTCGGTCGACACCGCCGGCTTTGCCGAGGCGGTCACGGCGGAAGGCGTCGGCTGCGCTGCAGGTTATCCTTTCTTTCCGGCGCGGATGCCATGGGCCAGTGAACGCTGGCCCATGCCGGAACTGCCTAACGCCCGGGCCGCGGAAGCGAGCCATTGTCGCATCATGATCCACGAAGGTTGGACGGACGCCGAGGCCGACGATACGTTCGCGGCGATCCACAAGGTTGCATCGGCCTACGGAAAGTAA
- a CDS encoding amidohydrolase family protein, producing MIIDTHQHVFWHGRDDAGLIADLDEHSIDLAWLLTWEIASTEDSPAYHHVLNPEHLRPDGTHAGIVLADLIKARDRYPDRFVLGYCPHPCLGDAPALLEAAHRMHGARVCGEWKFRMLFDDPRCLNLYRKAGELGMPVVLHLDVPYLNDKATGRPVYQPNWYGGTVANLERALQACPETTFIGHAPGFWREISGDADQAASHYPEGPLAPGNRIEHLLERYPNLYADLSAGSALRALKRDVAFSRNLLERFQNRFLFARDYYGGELMAFLRQMDLSDSAWSAIVHGNAQRLVPLDAETVPASTMTLS from the coding sequence ATGATCATTGATACCCACCAGCATGTGTTCTGGCACGGCCGCGATGACGCGGGACTCATTGCCGACCTCGACGAGCATTCCATCGATCTGGCGTGGCTGCTTACGTGGGAGATTGCTTCGACGGAAGACTCGCCGGCCTATCACCATGTGCTCAATCCCGAGCACCTGCGGCCGGACGGCACGCACGCGGGCATCGTGCTCGCCGACCTGATCAAGGCACGTGACCGCTACCCGGATCGCTTCGTCCTCGGCTACTGCCCGCACCCGTGTCTCGGCGACGCGCCAGCGCTGTTGGAAGCAGCCCATCGCATGCACGGCGCGCGCGTGTGCGGCGAGTGGAAGTTTCGCATGCTCTTTGACGATCCACGTTGCCTGAATCTCTACCGCAAAGCCGGCGAGCTTGGCATGCCCGTGGTGCTTCACCTGGATGTGCCCTATCTGAATGACAAGGCGACCGGCCGACCGGTCTACCAGCCCAACTGGTATGGCGGCACGGTGGCCAACCTTGAGCGGGCGCTGCAGGCGTGCCCGGAAACAACTTTCATTGGCCATGCACCGGGTTTCTGGCGCGAGATCAGCGGCGACGCCGATCAAGCCGCCTCTCACTATCCGGAAGGGCCGCTTGCCCCCGGCAACCGGATTGAACACCTTCTGGAGCGTTACCCCAACCTGTACGCCGATCTCTCCGCCGGCTCGGCGCTGCGGGCACTGAAGCGCGATGTCGCGTTCAGCCGTAACCTGCTCGAGCGGTTCCAGAATCGCTTTCTGTTTGCACGCGATTACTACGGCGGTGAGTTGATGGCATTTCTCCGGCAAATGGACCTCAGCGACTCGGCATGGTCGGCGATCGTCCATGGCAATGCACAACGTCTGGTACCGCTGGATGCAGAGACTGTGCCGGCATCGACAATGACGCTTTCCTGA